A section of the Streptomyces xinghaiensis S187 genome encodes:
- a CDS encoding phage holin family protein — MTLTTARGAGTAPSPAAERDREDVLGDLEKAGLEKGGATEHTARSHGESGGEPSMGELVSRVTDDFSRLLSQQVELAKAELKEEGVKAGKVAGMFGGAAFAGYMVAVFLSLTAVFALANAIDPAWAALIVTVLWAVAGGVLALMGRARSREMSPAPEQTIETLKEDAEWARHPTHPTG; from the coding sequence ATGACCTTGACCACAGCACGGGGAGCCGGAACGGCCCCGTCCCCGGCCGCGGAACGCGACCGCGAGGACGTCCTCGGCGACCTGGAGAAGGCCGGCCTGGAGAAGGGCGGAGCCACCGAGCACACCGCACGGAGCCATGGGGAGAGCGGCGGAGAGCCCTCGATGGGCGAACTGGTCTCCCGGGTGACCGACGACTTCAGCAGGCTGCTGAGCCAGCAGGTCGAGCTGGCCAAGGCGGAACTCAAGGAGGAGGGCGTCAAGGCGGGCAAGGTGGCCGGGATGTTCGGCGGCGCCGCGTTCGCGGGCTACATGGTCGCCGTGTTCCTGTCACTGACCGCCGTGTTCGCGCTGGCGAACGCCATTGACCCGGCCTGGGCCGCGCTGATCGTCACCGTCCTGTGGGCGGTCGCCGGCGGTGTGCTGGCCCTGATGGGCCGGGCCCGGTCGCGGGAGATGTCCCCCGCGCCGGAACAGACCATCGAGACGCTGAAGGAGGACGCGGAATGGGCACGGCACCCGACTCACCCGACCGGATAA
- the dhaK gene encoding dihydroxyacetone kinase subunit DhaK, with product MKMLINVPETVVADALRGMAAAHPELTVDVENRVIVRRDAPVPGKVGLVSGGGSGHEPLHGGFVGHGMLDAACPGEVFTSPVPDQMVRAAAAVDSGAGVLFIVKNYTGDVLNFEMAAELAEDEGIQVASVLVNDDVAVTDSLYTAGRRGTGATLFVEKIAGAAAEEGAPLERVEALARRVNDASRSFGVALSACTTPAKGGPTFDLPPGELELGIGIHGEPGRERRAMMTSGEIADFAVDAVLEDLDPREPVLLLVNGMGATPLLELYGFHAEVHRVLRERRVDVARTLVGNYVTSLDMAGCSVTLCRADEELLRLWDAPVATPGLRWGR from the coding sequence ATGAAGATGCTGATCAATGTTCCGGAGACCGTGGTCGCGGACGCGCTGCGCGGGATGGCCGCCGCGCATCCCGAGCTGACCGTCGACGTCGAGAACCGCGTGATCGTCCGGCGGGACGCGCCCGTCCCCGGCAAGGTCGGCCTCGTCTCGGGCGGCGGCTCGGGGCACGAACCGCTGCACGGCGGCTTCGTGGGCCACGGCATGCTGGACGCGGCCTGCCCGGGCGAGGTGTTCACCTCCCCCGTCCCGGACCAGATGGTGCGGGCCGCGGCGGCCGTGGACAGCGGCGCGGGGGTGCTGTTCATCGTGAAGAACTACACCGGGGACGTCCTCAACTTCGAGATGGCGGCGGAGCTCGCCGAGGACGAGGGCATCCAGGTGGCCAGTGTCCTGGTCAACGACGACGTGGCCGTGACCGACAGCCTTTACACCGCCGGGCGGCGCGGCACCGGGGCCACCCTCTTCGTCGAGAAGATCGCCGGGGCCGCCGCCGAGGAGGGCGCGCCGCTGGAGCGGGTGGAGGCCCTGGCCCGGCGGGTCAACGACGCCTCCCGCAGCTTCGGGGTGGCGCTGAGCGCCTGCACCACCCCGGCCAAGGGCGGCCCCACCTTCGACCTGCCGCCCGGCGAACTGGAGCTGGGCATCGGCATCCACGGCGAGCCGGGCCGGGAGCGGCGCGCCATGATGACGTCCGGGGAGATCGCCGACTTCGCCGTGGACGCCGTCCTGGAGGACCTGGACCCCCGCGAGCCGGTGCTGCTGCTCGTCAACGGCATGGGCGCCACCCCGCTGCTGGAGCTCTACGGCTTCCACGCCGAGGTGCACCGGGTGTTGCGGGAGCGCCGGGTGGACGTGGCCCGCACGCTGGTCGGCAACTACGTCACCTCGCTGGACATGGCGGGCTGTTCGGTGACGCTCTGCCGGGCGGACGAGGAGCTGCTGCGGCTGTGGGACGCGCCGGTGGCGACCCCCGGGCTGCGCTGGGGCCGCTGA
- a CDS encoding DUF3618 domain-containing protein: MGTAPDSPDRIRAGIESTRKELAHDVDELADRASPRRAVERRRERMRQAVSGARERVMGSSSHGREQARERTRHTAHSVQETSADAAESVRRTAEEAGHRARGAPHEAARRTEGNPVAAGVIAFGAGMLGASLLPDSETEQRTVSRFAERTGGATGPVKAAAEEYAGRLKAGAGETARHAAEEVARSAMSAARHTGEEARGQAGHVGGRARESGRTVAGEAKDRGSGS, encoded by the coding sequence ATGGGCACGGCACCCGACTCACCCGACCGGATAAGGGCGGGCATCGAATCCACCCGCAAGGAACTGGCCCACGACGTCGACGAGCTGGCCGACCGCGCCAGCCCCCGCCGGGCGGTCGAACGGCGGCGCGAGCGGATGCGGCAGGCCGTGTCCGGCGCCCGGGAACGCGTGATGGGCAGCAGCTCGCACGGCAGGGAACAGGCGCGGGAACGGACCCGGCACACCGCCCACTCCGTCCAGGAGACCTCCGCCGACGCCGCCGAATCCGTCCGGAGGACCGCCGAAGAGGCCGGCCACCGGGCCCGCGGGGCGCCGCACGAGGCCGCCCGCCGCACCGAGGGCAACCCGGTGGCGGCCGGAGTGATCGCCTTCGGCGCCGGGATGCTGGGCGCGTCGCTGCTCCCCGACTCCGAGACCGAGCAGCGGACCGTCTCCCGGTTCGCCGAACGGACCGGTGGCGCCACCGGCCCCGTGAAGGCGGCGGCCGAAGAGTACGCCGGACGCCTCAAGGCGGGCGCGGGGGAGACCGCGCGGCACGCCGCGGAGGAGGTGGCGCGCTCGGCCATGAGCGCCGCCCGGCACACCGGGGAGGAGGCCCGAGGGCAGGCCGGCCACGTCGGCGGCCGGGCCCGGGAATCGGGCCGCACGGTGGCCGGCGAGGCCAAGGACCGCGGCAGCGGTTCGTAG